Proteins from a single region of Theileria parva strain Muguga chromosome 1, complete sequence, whole genome shotgun sequence:
- a CDS encoding Regulator of chromosome condensation (RCC1) repeat family protein, producing MKFVRYFIKNLRVSFFYPIFQIPNAVSFCDSNSVSFCDSNTAKPRDSKPQTHKSHNVYMFGSVKSLPEGLSKHPLLQRLECKLVDFGPNFGVAVDKKSNVYLWGSDTQNEFVKPFLLCTLSNIKDLQCANNEIYILLSNGTVLLIKDVNDILNTPHVNCVLQEIPEFSGGFLYNNPKIVRMSIGQYHSAFISDDGSLYCSGNNEFGQCAQKPTQLHTESTFLVYNNNTNTIDQIPPTKVRFRENVRIKDVVCGQTHTLCIDTNNNIYSFGDDSEIELFFGDSRGKSIFEHRHYKPYLKRIYNFSPINTSPIIYNQTEKHLQYVPVRINEMSLLKRYGELIRKSDIKLQAGNHFTIIAITPTHSLHTVNNVNTNNSVNNVNNVNIVNRVNGVNNSIILSSGLNVSGQCGSLDPVSTAAKRVRISKPVRDLTCGTAHCFLLTNNSIYLWGDNKQKQLSLDKKTVWTPERLKLNPEEEIKYIKCSYNNSAIITQHNQ from the exons atgaaatttgtaaggtattttattaaaaatttgagaGTTAGTTTTTTTTAtccaatttttcaaatccCCAACGCCGTCAGCTTTTGCGATTCCAACTCCGTCAGCTTTTGCGATTCCAACACCGCCAAGCCCCGTGATTCCAAGCCACAAACTCACAAATCTCAC AATGTTTATATGTTTGGTTCGGTAAAATCGTTGCCAGAGGGATTAAGCAAGCATCCGCTCCTACAAC GGTTAGaatgtaaattagttgatTTTGGCCCGAATTTCGGTGTAGCGGTGGATAAAAAGTCAAATGTGTATCTTTGGGGCTCTGATACTCAAAATG AATTTGTTAAACCCTTTCTACTCTGTACATTATCCAACATCAAAGACCTACAA TGTGCGAATAATGAgatttacatattattaagCAATGGAACGG TATTACTAATTAAGGACGTTAATGACATTCTGAACACTCCACACGTGAACTGTGTGTTACAGGAGATACCAGAGTTTTCTGGCGGatttttgtataataatccGAAGATAGTCAGGATGAGTATTGGGCAGTATCACAGCGCTTTCATATCAGACGACGGATCGCTCt ACTGTTCAGGCAATAACGAATTCGGACAATGCGCTCAAAAACCAACACAACTACACACAGAATCCACTTTCCTCgtttacaataataataccaACACCATCGATCAGATACCACCCAccaaa GTAAGGTTTAGGGAGAACGTGAGGATAAAGGACGTGGTGTGTGGTCAAACCCATACTCTCTGCATTGataccaataataatatcTACTC ATTTGGGGATGATAGTGAGattgaattattttttggtgACAGCAGGGGTAAGTCAATCTTCGAACACCGACACTACAAGCCCTACCTCAAACGCATATACAACTTCTCTCCCATCAACACCTCCCCAATCATCTACAATCAAACCGAAAA ACACTTGCAATATGTGCCGGTGCGGATAAATGAGATGTCACTTCTGAAGAGGTATGGAGAGCTGATAAGGAAATCAGACATTAAACTACAAGCCGGAAATCACTTCACCATCATCGCCATCACCCCGACACACTCTCTCCACACTGTCAACAATGTCAACACTAACAATAGTGTCAATAATGTTAACAATGTGAACATTGTCAACAGAGTGAATGGTGTGAACAATTCGATAATATTGTCGAGTGGCTTGAATGTGTCTGGTCAGTGTGGAAGTTTGGACCCTGTGTCAACAGCGGCTAAGAGGGTAAGAATAAGTAAGCCTGTTAGGGATTTGACATGCGGTACCGCACACTGCTTTCTACTCACCAATAACTCCATTTACCTCTGGGGAGATAATAAACAGAAACAACTTAGTTTAG ATAAAAAAACTGTTTGGACTCCCGAAagactaaaattaaacccCGAAGAAGAGATAAAATACATCAAATGCTCATACAACAACTCAGCCATCATCACACAACACAATCAATAA
- the lplA gene encoding lipoyltransferase and lipoate-protein ligase family protein, translated as MLRMYERLLVVLSRERNIYFNLSLENYLLSTFSTGRLWNNVSNSAYSRVLYFWRNSPAVIIGRNQNLYSECNLNNITQDVNIVRRFTGGGAVYQDLGNLCFTIISDSKTHDFNTNSQLICSALTKLIGVRCDPTGRNDMCVNGLKFSGSAFKVLPNAALHHGTLLININKGSLEKYLTPEKSKLAKHNVKSVESRVTNLAQFKPDITHQEVCDSIISETVTHFQYTHSELWEVDQTSEVCNEQEFKECYNKLTDRDWIYGTNLRNEMNGMNGMNGMNVRSLRNRFEFGSVEFCLDIRDNQVENVFIYSDMLNADFIQHLIKKFNKSPFPNTFQAFEEILNSVEYPNCEEYVRQIKAWLRESL; from the exons ATGTTAAGAATGTATGAAAGATTATTGGTGGTATTGTCTAGGGAGCggaatatatattttaatttatcgttggagaattatttattgagtACTTTTTCCACTGGAAGGCTGTGGAATAATGTTAGTAATTCGGCGTACTCGAGGGTTTTGTACTTTTGGAGAAACTCACCCGCCGTCATCATTGGAAGGAACCAAAACCTCTACTCAGaatgtaatttaaacaatattacaCAAGATGTCAACATCGTCAGAAGATTCACAGGCGGTGGCGCTGTCTACCAG GACTTGGGGAACTTGTGTTTTACGATCATTTCAGACTCCAAGACCCACGACTTCAACACGAACTCTCAACTCATCTGCTCAGCTCTAACCAAACTCATTG GAGTCCGATGTGATCCTACGGGTAGAAATGACATGTGTGTAAATGGTCTTAAG TTTTCCGGATCCGCATTCAAAGTGTTACCTAACGCTGCTTTACATCATG GAACGTTGTTgataaacataaataaagGTTCCTTGGAGAAGTACTTAACACCCGAAAAGTCCAAACTCGCC AAGCACAATGTGAAGAGTGTGGAGTCAAGAGTAACTAACTTGGCTCAGTTCAAACCTGACATCACACACCAAGAA GTCTGTGACTCCATCATCAGTGAGACCGTCACACACTTTCAATACACACACAGCGAA TTGTGGGAAGTGGATCAGACTAGCGAAGTGTGCAACGAACAGGAGTTCAAGGAATGTTACAACAAACTTACC GATAGAGACTGGATTTATGGGACGAATTTGAGGAATGAGATGAATGGGATGAATGGGATGAATGGGATGAATGTGAGGAGTTTGAGGAACAGGTTTGAGTTTGGGAGTGTCGAGTTCTGTCTGGACATAAGAGACAACCAAGTAGAAAATGTCTTCATCTATTCCGACATGCTAAACGCCGATTTCATCCAACACTTGATCAAGAAATTCAATAAATCCCCATTCCCAAACACTTTTCAGGCGTTTGAAGAGATTCTCAATTCCGTGG AATATCCAAACTGTGAGGAATATGTAAGACAAATCAAGGCGTGGCTACGAGAATCTTTatga